One Paraburkholderia aromaticivorans genomic region harbors:
- a CDS encoding FUSC family protein — protein MASADSHTVIPRRSALSRMVRAVTSPYYRYRHAKVLHSLRVGLAMLVSILATTGIDIPHGIWSSVTLLVVIGGLQHHGNIRKKAAERAAGTLLGASIGLALIVLQNLTDSPPLTYVLMSIVAGICAWFAIGSSGYIGLLTAITMCIVAGHGDNLIDVGLWRTANVLIGIVIALAFSFALPLHATYSWRYGLATNLRECARVYTRLLEGETTSEEEQVKRFLAINRRLVQLRSLMPSVAKEIEVPQSKLEEIQRLHRSVLSSLELLATGPLMHADATARAAYAEQCGVEVRTVRAILLAMARGLRFGRATHFGIPSASALAQRHGDAALKLPLEFQGPYWLGQRLAEQVDRLRERLLETEPNWNIERRSRTLLKA, from the coding sequence ATGGCTTCTGCCGATTCCCACACCGTGATTCCACGCCGCTCGGCGCTCAGCCGGATGGTCCGCGCGGTTACGTCGCCTTACTACCGCTATCGCCACGCCAAGGTGCTGCACAGTCTGCGCGTCGGGCTGGCCATGCTGGTTTCGATTCTGGCGACCACCGGCATCGACATTCCGCACGGCATCTGGTCGTCGGTCACTTTGCTGGTGGTGATCGGCGGCTTGCAGCATCACGGCAATATCCGCAAGAAGGCGGCGGAGCGGGCGGCGGGCACGCTGCTCGGCGCGTCGATCGGGCTCGCGCTGATCGTGCTGCAGAACCTGACCGACTCGCCGCCGCTCACTTATGTGCTGATGTCGATCGTCGCGGGCATCTGCGCCTGGTTCGCGATCGGCTCGTCAGGCTATATCGGGCTCTTGACGGCGATCACCATGTGCATCGTCGCGGGCCACGGCGACAATCTGATCGACGTCGGCCTGTGGCGCACCGCGAACGTGCTGATCGGCATCGTGATCGCGCTGGCGTTTTCGTTTGCGCTGCCGCTGCATGCCACTTATTCGTGGCGCTATGGGCTCGCGACGAATCTCCGCGAATGCGCGCGCGTCTACACGCGGCTGCTGGAGGGCGAGACGACTAGTGAGGAAGAGCAGGTCAAGCGCTTTCTGGCGATCAACAGGCGGCTCGTGCAATTGCGTTCGCTGATGCCTTCGGTGGCGAAGGAAATCGAGGTGCCGCAGTCGAAGCTCGAAGAGATTCAGCGGCTGCACCGCTCGGTGCTCAGTTCGCTGGAGTTGCTTGCCACCGGTCCGCTGATGCACGCCGATGCCACGGCGCGCGCCGCGTACGCCGAGCAATGCGGCGTCGAGGTGCGCACCGTGCGCGCGATTCTGCTGGCGATGGCGCGCGGCCTGCGCTTTGGCCGGGCGACACACTTCGGCATTCCGTCCGCGTCGGCGCTCGCGCAGAGGCACGGCGACGCGGCGCTGAAGCTGCCGCTCGAATTTCAGGGGCCGTACTGGCTCGGACAGCGGCTTGCCGAACAGGTGGACCGGCTGCGCGAGCGGTTGCTGGAAACCGAGCCGAACTGGAACATCGAACGGCGATCGCGGACTTTGTTGAAGGCTTGA